TtcgattgaataaaatattacaagacACAAGAATCTAGTGACAAAAATCTCAAAGTTGAAAACGTTAATTTTCTGTTTCTGGCACTTTTTCAATTTACactaattgtttaatttttggcATACCGGCCAAATTACACCATTTTTTATGAtccaagaatatttttttcataatcatcCATAAgtcttcttatttatttttgcatctAGCAATTTAATATGTTCAACAGGCCAATTCAATTTTAGTGAGTTCCAATTCAATGCAATGAACTAAAAATACGATTTCCAagacattgtattataatgcaGGTACTATACGTAATatgaattgtatacaatatataattcatattatataggtacctacgttaataCGTTACATAATAAACAGCTTTTGTTCGAGCCAACAAAAACATGATAAATACCTTGTGCCTCAATCTCAATATTTCCTACACATTAATGTTTGTACGTGGGCAATGGTGGTTTTTTTTAGTGATATTTTagtttactaaataatattatatagatgcacTCGAATATTTTAAACTGATAAATACCACTTGTTATTAAGAAATATGCTTcgctagttttttttttatataaattaatatccgaccaaaatattttttgacatcaaTGCCGATATTTTATGATCATGTGGATACAAACTAGTTTATTAAAACGAAACCTGGTATTCGAGGATAGGAAAAAAATGTCatcgatattaattatatggaACGGAGAGATGGTTATCGATACAGAATCGTCTTTATTTCTAATGTCAGCGGGAGGGCTACATAGTAAATGAGTCATAACGCTAATGAAATATTCGTTTGCTCAGTGATTTTTCACAATAAACGTGAATAACGgttataaaaaactattatttaatttgttttattatgtatattttagtgtACTGAAGGCCGTCGAATGTTCAGACGACCGTAATAACAAGTCTCCAAACAACAACAAATCTGAAAATACACAAGGCACATCACCTCAGCAACAGAGGTCGTCTTGCAGTCCCGTGCCTGAAACTCAAAGTAAGTGAAactttgcaatattataatagccacCCATTAGTAGCAACACATGAAAAAGTAGCATCGCTAAAACGGCCGTATATCTGTCTTACAGATGATTTTTCAGTTCCGGTGGCCCCACCCCCTCCCGGGCTACAAAACGTCGAACAGTTTGGCCCGATACTCGGCGAAGAGATCGTGGCCAACTGGCGAAGATCCCTCGAATGCAATAAATCTGAACAAAAGAAAGTCTATACTTCTCCAAACCGACATGAAACTACCGGTAAGGAAAAGTTTAGACGTGTCCTTGAAATGAGGGGGAGGAGGCCTcgagaattgtttttttaaagttaacacatatacgattattaaaaaaatcctataatatttttttataaattatttttagacaaaGAAAAATCACCAGGTCTAGAATCTGTCAAAACACCACCTCCAAGCACGTCTCCAGCACCAACTTCACCGTCTATCACGGTTCAACCAGCGCGATCTGCTAGTAGGTCCGGAACACCATGCAAATCGCCCACAAGTGAATCAAACAGTTCACCACGACTTAACAATAGTTCTCctcataacaataacaataacccATCTCAgttaaacaacaacaacaacaacaatatccCTGCAGGTCTCATAAATGGTCTCTGTGGTCTTAATGTTGGTCtcaacaataacattttaggaCCTGCTGGTGCCTTAGGGTTTGACTTGATAAAGTCGCCTTTTGATCACAGGTCTTCTTATCGATTTGGAGATGGTGATTGTACCATGGTTGGACGTTTTGGTGAATCACTTATACCAAAAGGTGATCCTATGGAAGCCAGACTTCAAGAAatgcttaggtatatataatataatataattaaaattatttcatactgTACTATACACAAGTATTTtactaactaatttttttacatgataagaacattgttaaaaatataaaaattttgtttttagatataatatggaCAAATATTCTACCCAAAACTTGGATACATTGCACATAGCTCGTCGTGTACGTGAACTGCTATCCATTCACAACGTGGGCCAAAGGTTGTTTGCCAAGTATATTCTCGGACTTTCCCAGGGGACCGTCAGTGAATTGTTGTCAAAACCTAAGCCGTGGGACAAGCTGACCGAAAAGGGACGCGATAGCTATAGGAAAATGCATGCATGGGCATGTGACGAGAACGCGGTTATGCTACTCAAGTCGTTGATACCGAAAAAAGGTATGGTGTTCCGAAGcgattatagttaatttaaccCCGAGAAATTCCATTAATCATGACCATTCAAGTAGGCAAACACGAGGGGTCAAAAGTCCGAAATCAATTAAGTTCTTGTTTTACGTAGTAGATGAAGTAATCTGAGGGCACTAATTAAAACCTCGAAACCCACCAGAACCCCTCTAAACAATTGTGGTCAATAGGGTCACCGTGAACCCATGAAAATCATCATTGTGAAAAAGGAATAAATCTTTGTCAAGatgtataaacgtataattttACCATCGGTACAACTAATTTGGACTAATTCTAGTTTGTTGGAGTAGGACAAAAGTCGAAAGAGGGTATAGTGTTTAAGAATAGTATCCCTTTATGCTAACTTGTTGGGTATAGGTCATTAGGGTTTATCAAAGAAGGACTCCTTGTACTCATTGATTGCAGGTAAAGATTCTGGCATACCTACGGTAATGGGAAGAAGTGAAAATGACGTCACCGATGAAAGGATTGTACACATATTGAACGAAGCAAGTCAAATGATGAAACCTAATCAACAACAAGACGATACTCAAAGCAATGACGAAAGCACTTCAccaaatcaattaattgtaaatataattttttatttttatatattacattttatttatttatattaattttaattattttatacagagtACTTCCCCGTCCAGACAAAGACCCAAAGAAGATATACCACAAGAACAAGTGGCCCGACTGTATCAAGAAGAGCTATCAAAGATCATGGGCAAACGTTTAGAAGACTCTATGAGAAGTGGCGAACAACCCTTTGCAGGGTGagtttacttattatttctattatttagatttttaaattaattattttgtgattattaatatcgaaaaaatgtttttagttgGCTCTTCCCGCATTTCTTCGGAAATCATACCGGTAACCACGATGATATTCGAACTGCATTGGATGCTTATCACCGAGaattatcaaaattacaaaactgCCCACAGAGCCAATTGTCAGGATTATTAGCTCTTCAACAACAAGCTGCCGTTGCAGCGATGtcaaacaacaacaataataacaataacaataccaTACAAGGAACCGGTATTGCTCAAGACTTGTCTTTACCAAAAGACAGAAAAGATATTTATCCGTTTGTACAGCGAAAAGATTTTGCTGTTAAAGTAAATGGGACTGAAGTTTCAGACAAAGAGTCTGAAACTGTAGCAGAAGCAATGAAACAGGCCGGAAGTGCTTTTTCGCTTGTACGACCTAAAACTGAACAAAGTGAgttatttgaacaatttaaatataatatttaaaaaaaaagtaaatggatatgaaaatattatatatagtttatatacaatatactgtaCATACAGTATATctcctatgtatattgtataaaatataaattatattgtacagagtattgtatatttatattttttttttcaaattaggtGGTACATCTTCTGTAGGAAGCTCAGCTAGCTCACCATTAGGTAATACTATATTACCTCCCGAGGACTTCGGTCAATCGGCTGCAGTCAGTCCACTTCAAAGAATGGCTTCAATTACAAATGCTTTAATTTCTCAACCAGCTACTCCACATCATCATTCTCCTTCTCAGAGACCTCTGAAAGCTGTATTGCCACCAATAACTCAACAACAGTTCGACCaattcaataatttgaatactGAAGAAATTGTGAGGAAAGTCAAAGAGCAACTTAGTCAATTTTCAATCAGTCAGAGACTATTTGGAGAATCTGTATTGGGTCTTTCTCAGGGAAGCGTGTCTGATCTCTTGGCTAGACCAAAACCATGGCATATGTTGACTCAAAAAGGAAGAGAACCCTTTATaagaatgaaaatgtttttggaGGATGATAAAGCTGTGCATAAACTAGTTGCTTCCCAGTATAAAATAGCACCAGAAAAGCTTATGCGAACTGGAGGATATGGTGGATCAAGTCGtaagtatattatcatttagcACTACTGAATTTACactaattgattattttaatatttttttttttgtacccatgtattaatatttttattttttatttatagctaTGAACCAGAATTTAGTAAAATCAACTCACACTTTTGGTGGTAAAATGACCCCTTCACCTCTCGATCTCTTAAAAGTTAGTGCTGATGTGGATCGCCAAACACCGCATCATCATATACTTACATCAATGTGTAACACATCTACAACAATGTCAGAAGACTCTGATATGGCGTCTTCGCTACAATCACCGAGCAACCATCATATTCAACTTCAATCTCCGGGTGGACATCACCACGCAACTTCGTCTACTGCTTCGTCACTTATGTCCACTGGAAGTCAACTGGCGTCGATGATGGTCACTGAAAATAAACTCAAAGCAAGCCCAATACCAAACAATGGAATTCCACAAAACCTGATGTTACAACACGTGGCTGCAGCTTTCCAAAACCCTGGAACACGTCACCCACCAGCTGTTGTACCTTCAGTTTATGAGATGGCTGCTCTTACGCAAGATCTTGACACACAGACTATAACTACTAAAATCAAAGAAGCACTCCTTGCTAATAATATTGgacaaaaagtaaatatatatattttttaaattaataaatagtactTCTTActaactgtatatatttttttaagatttttggtGAAGCTGTACTGGGACTCTCTCAAGGATCAGTCAGTGAATTACTATCAAAACCTAAGCCATGGCATATGCTGAGCATTAAGGGCCGTGAACCATTCATTCGGATGCAACTTTGGCTATCTGATCAACACAATGTGGAAAGATTGCAAGCGATTAAAAGTGAACGTAGGGAGATGAACAAAAGAAGACGAGGATCTGGCCAACAAGATAATGGAAGTGACACATCCTCAAACGACACTTCAGATTTTTATCACAGCGGCACTAGTAGTCCTCCATCTGCCGCAAAAAAACAACGAGTAAGaatcgtataaatattaaacaatgcaTGTTATTTTTCTAATCGTTGTATAGagaaattgtttgaattatatatggtcattataatttacacatattattttcaggTTCTGTTTTCCGATGAACAAAAAGAAGCATTGAAATTAGCATTTGCCCTGGATCAATACCCGAGTGTTGGTACCATTGAGTTTCTTGCATCGGAGTTAAATTTAGCGACTAGGACAATAACGAACTGGTTCCACAACCATAGAATGAGGATCAAGCAACAATCACCtcattctgattcacagcaacAACAATCACAAACTGGTCCTGGATTCGATCCGATTCAGTTTAGGATTCTCTTGAGCCACCGACTTGGTTTCGGTGGTCTACCAATTCCGTTTAATGCAGGAAACCCTTATTTACAACACGGCGCTGATCTGTCTTCCTTCATACCAATGTTGACGTCATCCTCTTCGGCCACGGTGGACGAACAAATGTCTGGATTGGATTTGAGTGTAAAACACGAAGTAGACACTGACTTTGACGACGAAGACAGCCGGTCGGAAGAGTCGGAGCCTCGAGAAGAAATCCCGGCCGTACCCGTAGTCGGAAGTTCTCGCAGAAAACCAGCAGCTCCACAATGGGTCAACCCGGATTGGTTGCAATCCGAACAgaagcaacagcagcagcaatcCGAAGTAATAATAAATGGCGTTTGCGTAATGCAAGCGGCCGATGGCTGCACCGAAAGAAGGAGGTCGGAGACCATTCGAGTAGAACCGTCGGACGTAAACGATGAAGACAAGTCTGGTAGATCTACACCATCGGAATCCAGTTCCTTAAAACAAGAGTCAGATGGCGAACACGAACAGGAAGCTATCAGTGTTAAGGAAGAGAAATCGTGGAACAACGAATTTTAGAGATTAGGCCAACGAAATGTTACCACAACCTACGTGAGTGACAGATTATgacatagttaatttttttataacgtttTGTATACACCGtttgtaaatagttattatacatatacatatattattataaaaacatatactatattatatatataaatataaagaatgTGCAATTTTTTAGACTTAAATACGCATCccaaaaattgtttgatttgtaTCACTTGTGTGATcctattttttttgtgattatatagtttctttattataacttactattttgtttaaatttaatgttagtGTGAAAAACAAACTTCAactaaaacagtttaaaacaactAGAAAGACTGTCACATCTTTAAGTACAGCGTCAACAATTTCTTAGTTCCAtgatgtaaacaattttttctagTCTATCACGGTCTCTAGTCTTGGGAAAGTTtttcacttataaaaaaaataccttatattatataatgcaataattataatattcgaacCGAAAACCATTGGGAACTATTTGAGACCTGTTAAAATAAGACTTATAGTGTTATTCGAAGGGTTAAGAAACCAAATGGATCAACCCGATTTATTTCGTTTAACTAATAGTTCTAGATAATAAGAGActaatatctgtaaaaaaaatcgggaaaaattacgttttgaagttataagatgtcaaataatttttgtgttaGAATTATACTCTTCGATTCGACGTAACTATACTATCCGTTTGGTTTCTGaaccttttatttattattattattattattattattattattattattattattattatgattattattatgattattagtgtaaatgagtacctattctactataattttgtaatttttaaatatatttatttgtataatatcgtGTAGTTTTAACGAAATCGTACACTagataagtaggtttgataatGTTCTGCGACTGTTGTTGAGTTATTGTCATTGTCGCCGCCGATGCGACTGGTAATGTGCCGCCACATACTAACATACGCATAAACACCATACTAAGATTTTTCTAGTAGGTACACCGAGATTTTGTGGTATGTATGTGACAAGTCTGCTGGACAATGGATAACTCAATGACGGACATAGAACCGTAATGAATGTACTAAGATAAGCCTACCTAATTgcaccaaaaataatatgtataaaaaaaccaaCTGTTTAGTGtaaatactttacattttttaaactattctaTTAAGTTTCACTCgcttattattgttgtaccttaggcagttgattttttttttgtggaatcaaatcaaaaactttttcaaaaataataaatattgttatttttttcttcgttctgatattaatttgtttgttcgatatttttattatttttttttaaaactattctacttataattatttttttataagtaagaCTATTTGGTGTtgactacaatattatgaacgatataattgttaatttattttcattggtTTAGTTAAGAAAATTTCCACGTGACATCTCACCGTCTGTCCttttttaagaaaacaataaataaatacaattattataatcaatatctCGTTAGTATTAATCGATAATtacctagtaaaatattatttattgatatatacaaacatatttattttgtatatagatACGAATTGCTCTTACGATTTAAGGATTCATATCATTCGATTGTTCTCGTGAATAGTAATgtgtaaaaatgattttaaaaaaaattgattttattaaaaataacaataaaacaaaattatttaaaattgttttttttttaaaaattattattgttgctatTGTTGACAATATGTTATAGccgataaatattaaacaaacaaaaaataaatataaataaatactacacGCAAGTATGATCGAACTACTGCGATAACGAATGTTGTTTTGTTAGAGCATTATTAGTCGAACACCGCAGGCGAGCCGCGGACGACTCACGACTGAGCTGGTTGCATTCCCATGGCCATTCCCGAACCCAATCCCATCCACGAAAACAGTAGACAGTTCGGCTGGTAATACACCGGCTGTGGAGGTGGTTGATAGAAAAACTTGCACCAGCCCTGGCACCTGAAAatcgaattattaatattattacgaccaCTGCCAGTCGGTGTACCTAACATATAAATTCAATAGTAATTGTACAACTGTTTTACGCGCATCAACGATTGCACAGGTGCCGCGACGACACAATACTTTTAAAGTTAAGTAGGTAAGTAGCGACACGTGGGTAACGGGTTGATACCGTTGTACTTGCTTACCAGTTCGGGTACATAATGATCGTTTGCGAGGTGTATGTCGGGGTCGTCGGTGCCGGCTTGGGTGCTGGCATTGTGGttttcggcggcggcggcatggTCGTCGGAGCGTGTGTGGCTGAAATCGTGAAAAGGCATGGCATTTATTTACGTACGAAATTGTCGCAGATGTATTCAGAAGTTGACGATCGAAAAATCGTAAGAAAGAAATGTGAAAAATTACAATGAGTTCAAAGTGTAGGGCTTAtgttacaacataaaaattcttataatatacctattattaaacggTAACCACTTTTTAAATGTggattaatgttaataattgttcTTTTTGCGTGTacctatagcataatattataatttgatctgTTGAAAAGTTAGCAGTAAAAACGAAatgaatatacaaaatatatacctatacattttttgagaaatgttaaaacaaatacaaaaaagaaaatgttattattaaaaatatgtttggacGACTTTGGATAACTATTTGTTATATTAGaccaaataatatgaattatctaTTGAAGGTGAAATAATGAAAAGTTTTACTAGGTACACTAAAATTACCACATTAAACGTTCTCaggttttagatttttttcaccaattttatagttttgggtaacaaaagttttttttcaaatcgaaAATCATAatcatctataaaataataaaccataatattaaacgcttcatataaatttaattatataatatataaaaatatattaaaatatttgaaatacgcGTTggcttaggtaggtactataagtatattatattattatattttattgttgtgtaaaatatgtaagtcactaattttgatttaacttgatattatttactacacaaatcagcatacatttttttcttagatttaattttatatagtttgtataaaattataatttttttttaaattttcacaccgGGTTGGTTGTCGGTTACACGTATGGTACTAAACCACTTAAATATGTCTTATTAGTGTTTTGAAATTACTGTAAATCGCTTACTCGGCGCGTGAGTCGTCGGCACCGTCTCCCGGGGTACTTGTGGCtgaaatatttgtaattgtattgGTTGGCACGTTGTGTCACATCCGAACGGTGGGAAAAACGGAAACGGTAGTTGGATGCCGGACATCCCGTTCATACCGAACGTCATGTTATCCGTGCCTGTAGGTTTGCTACCACTGCTACCACTGCCACCACCACTGCTACCACTGCTACCGCTGCCACCGCTGCTACCACTGTTACCACTGCCACCACTGCTACCACTATTACCACCGCTACCACTGCTACCGTGTCCGTCGTTGgcctttttttcgtttttatcgtGTTTATCGTCTTTATCGTCGCATTTCTGAAACGATTACACCTGAATCAGCGCCGGAGTTACTTGCATCAGTTGCATTATACATCTTGCCGTgggtaacattaattttatcggTATTTTACTGTGCGCAGAGGGTCGCAGcgcattgatattatatcaattgatttaa
This portion of the Acyrthosiphon pisum isolate AL4f chromosome A1, pea_aphid_22Mar2018_4r6ur, whole genome shotgun sequence genome encodes:
- the LOC100161988 gene encoding homeobox protein cut isoform X1 produces the protein MDVQAMQSMDWLFKKERIYLLAQFWQQRATLAEKEVTALKEQLTNNKAQDTNVMTMATPLSNHVESTEDQNKTPAELELSAKEKEISQLVEDVRRLQSSIGKLQDHTAKEIARLEEELHDKRQHIMRLEARLDAQRDYEEVKRQLCVLKAVECSDDRNNKSPNNNKSENTQGTSPQQQRSSCSPVPETQNDFSVPVAPPPPGLQNVEQFGPILGEEIVANWRRSLECNKSEQKKVYTSPNRHETTDKEKSPGLESVKTPPPSTSPAPTSPSITVQPARSASRSGTPCKSPTSESNSSPRLNNSSPHNNNNNPSQLNNNNNNNIPAGLINGLCGLNVGLNNNILGPAGALGFDLIKSPFDHRSSYRFGDGDCTMVGRFGESLIPKGDPMEARLQEMLRYNMDKYSTQNLDTLHIARRVRELLSIHNVGQRLFAKYILGLSQGTVSELLSKPKPWDKLTEKGRDSYRKMHAWACDENAVMLLKSLIPKKGKDSGIPTVMGRSENDVTDERIVHILNEASQMMKPNQQQDDTQSNDESTSPNQLISTSPSRQRPKEDIPQEQVARLYQEELSKIMGKRLEDSMRSGEQPFAGWLFPHFFGNHTGNHDDIRTALDAYHRELSKLQNCPQSQLSGLLALQQQAAVAAMSNNNNNNNNNTIQGTGIAQDLSLPKDRKDIYPFVQRKDFAVKVNGTEVSDKESETVAEAMKQAGSAFSLVRPKTEQSGTSSVGSSASSPLGNTILPPEDFGQSAAVSPLQRMASITNALISQPATPHHHSPSQRPLKAVLPPITQQQFDQFNNLNTEEIVRKVKEQLSQFSISQRLFGESVLGLSQGSVSDLLARPKPWHMLTQKGREPFIRMKMFLEDDKAVHKLVASQYKIAPEKLMRTGGYGGSSPMNQNLVKSTHTFGGKMTPSPLDLLKVSADVDRQTPHHHILTSMCNTSTTMSEDSDMASSLQSPSNHHIQLQSPGGHHHATSSTASSLMSTGSQLASMMVTENKLKASPIPNNGIPQNLMLQHVAAAFQNPGTRHPPAVVPSVYEMAALTQDLDTQTITTKIKEALLANNIGQKIFGEAVLGLSQGSVSELLSKPKPWHMLSIKGREPFIRMQLWLSDQHNVERLQAIKSERREMNKRRRGSGQQDNGSDTSSNDTSDFYHSGTSSPPSAAKKQRVLFSDEQKEALKLAFALDQYPSVGTIEFLASELNLATRTITNWFHNHRMRIKQQSPHSDSQQQQSQTGPGFDPIQFRILLSHRLGFGGLPIPFNAGNPYLQHGADLSSFIPMLTSSSSATVDEQMSGLDLSVKHEVDTDFDDEDSRSEESEPREEIPAVPVVGSSRRKPAAPQWVNPDWLQSEQKQQQQQSEVIINGVCVMQAADGCTERRRSETIRVEPSDVNDEDKSGRSTPSESSSLKQESDGEHEQEAISVKEEKSWNNEF
- the LOC100161988 gene encoding homeobox protein cut isoform X3, whose amino-acid sequence is MDVQAMQSMDWLFKKERIYLLAQFWQQRATLAEKEVTALKEQLTNNKAQDTNVMTMATPLSNHVESTEDQNKTPAELELSAKEKEISQLVEDVRRLQSSIGKLQDHTAKEIARLEEELHDKRQHIMRLEARLDAQRDYEEVKRQLCVLKAVECSDDRNNKSPNNNKSENTQGTSPQQQRSSCSPVPETQNKEKSPGLESVKTPPPSTSPAPTSPSITVQPARSASRSGTPCKSPTSESNSSPRLNNSSPHNNNNNPSQLNNNNNNNIPAGLINGLCGLNVGLNNNILGPAGALGFDLIKSPFDHRSSYRFGDGDCTMVGRFGESLIPKGDPMEARLQEMLRYNMDKYSTQNLDTLHIARRVRELLSIHNVGQRLFAKYILGLSQGTVSELLSKPKPWDKLTEKGRDSYRKMHAWACDENAVMLLKSLIPKKGKDSGIPTVMGRSENDVTDERIVHILNEASQMMKPNQQQDDTQSNDESTSPNQLISTSPSRQRPKEDIPQEQVARLYQEELSKIMGKRLEDSMRSGEQPFAGWLFPHFFGNHTGNHDDIRTALDAYHRELSKLQNCPQSQLSGLLALQQQAAVAAMSNNNNNNNNNTIQGTGIAQDLSLPKDRKDIYPFVQRKDFAVKVNGTEVSDKESETVAEAMKQAGSAFSLVRPKTEQSGTSSVGSSASSPLGNTILPPEDFGQSAAVSPLQRMASITNALISQPATPHHHSPSQRPLKAVLPPITQQQFDQFNNLNTEEIVRKVKEQLSQFSISQRLFGESVLGLSQGSVSDLLARPKPWHMLTQKGREPFIRMKMFLEDDKAVHKLVASQYKIAPEKLMRTGGYGGSSPMNQNLVKSTHTFGGKMTPSPLDLLKVSADVDRQTPHHHILTSMCNTSTTMSEDSDMASSLQSPSNHHIQLQSPGGHHHATSSTASSLMSTGSQLASMMVTENKLKASPIPNNGIPQNLMLQHVAAAFQNPGTRHPPAVVPSVYEMAALTQDLDTQTITTKIKEALLANNIGQKIFGEAVLGLSQGSVSELLSKPKPWHMLSIKGREPFIRMQLWLSDQHNVERLQAIKSERREMNKRRRGSGQQDNGSDTSSNDTSDFYHSGTSSPPSAAKKQRVLFSDEQKEALKLAFALDQYPSVGTIEFLASELNLATRTITNWFHNHRMRIKQQSPHSDSQQQQSQTGPGFDPIQFRILLSHRLGFGGLPIPFNAGNPYLQHGADLSSFIPMLTSSSSATVDEQMSGLDLSVKHEVDTDFDDEDSRSEESEPREEIPAVPVVGSSRRKPAAPQWVNPDWLQSEQKQQQQQSEVIINGVCVMQAADGCTERRRSETIRVEPSDVNDEDKSGRSTPSESSSLKQESDGEHEQEAISVKEEKSWNNEF
- the LOC100161988 gene encoding homeobox protein cut isoform X2 is translated as MDVQAMQSMDWLFKKERIYLLAQFWQQRATLAEKEVTALKEQLTNNKAQDTNVMTMATPLSNHVESTEDQNKTPAELELSAKEKEISQLVEDVRRLQSSIGKLQDHTAKEIARLEEELHDKRQHIMRLEARLDAQRDYEEVKRQLCVLKAVECSDDRNNKSPNNNKSENTQGTSPQQQRSSCSPVPETQNDFSVPVAPPPPGLQNVEQFGPILGEEIVANWRRSLECNKSEQKKVYTSPNRHETTDKEKSPGLESVKTPPPSTSPAPTSPSITVQPARSASRSGTPCKSPTSESNSSPRLNNSSPHNNNNNPSQLNNNNNNNIPAGLINGLCGLNVGLNNNILGPAGALGFDLIKSPFDHRSSYRFGDGDCTMVGRFGESLIPKGDPMEARLQEMLRYNMDKYSTQNLDTLHIARRVRELLSIHNVGQRLFAKYILGLSQGTVSELLSKPKPWDKLTEKGRDSYRKMHAWACDENAVMLLKSLIPKKDSGIPTVMGRSENDVTDERIVHILNEASQMMKPNQQQDDTQSNDESTSPNQLISTSPSRQRPKEDIPQEQVARLYQEELSKIMGKRLEDSMRSGEQPFAGWLFPHFFGNHTGNHDDIRTALDAYHRELSKLQNCPQSQLSGLLALQQQAAVAAMSNNNNNNNNNTIQGTGIAQDLSLPKDRKDIYPFVQRKDFAVKVNGTEVSDKESETVAEAMKQAGSAFSLVRPKTEQSGTSSVGSSASSPLGNTILPPEDFGQSAAVSPLQRMASITNALISQPATPHHHSPSQRPLKAVLPPITQQQFDQFNNLNTEEIVRKVKEQLSQFSISQRLFGESVLGLSQGSVSDLLARPKPWHMLTQKGREPFIRMKMFLEDDKAVHKLVASQYKIAPEKLMRTGGYGGSSPMNQNLVKSTHTFGGKMTPSPLDLLKVSADVDRQTPHHHILTSMCNTSTTMSEDSDMASSLQSPSNHHIQLQSPGGHHHATSSTASSLMSTGSQLASMMVTENKLKASPIPNNGIPQNLMLQHVAAAFQNPGTRHPPAVVPSVYEMAALTQDLDTQTITTKIKEALLANNIGQKIFGEAVLGLSQGSVSELLSKPKPWHMLSIKGREPFIRMQLWLSDQHNVERLQAIKSERREMNKRRRGSGQQDNGSDTSSNDTSDFYHSGTSSPPSAAKKQRVLFSDEQKEALKLAFALDQYPSVGTIEFLASELNLATRTITNWFHNHRMRIKQQSPHSDSQQQQSQTGPGFDPIQFRILLSHRLGFGGLPIPFNAGNPYLQHGADLSSFIPMLTSSSSATVDEQMSGLDLSVKHEVDTDFDDEDSRSEESEPREEIPAVPVVGSSRRKPAAPQWVNPDWLQSEQKQQQQQSEVIINGVCVMQAADGCTERRRSETIRVEPSDVNDEDKSGRSTPSESSSLKQESDGEHEQEAISVKEEKSWNNEF
- the LOC100161988 gene encoding homeobox protein cut isoform X4, whose translation is MRLEARLDAQRDYEEVKRQLCVLKAVECSDDRNNKSPNNNKSENTQGTSPQQQRSSCSPVPETQNDFSVPVAPPPPGLQNVEQFGPILGEEIVANWRRSLECNKSEQKKVYTSPNRHETTDKEKSPGLESVKTPPPSTSPAPTSPSITVQPARSASRSGTPCKSPTSESNSSPRLNNSSPHNNNNNPSQLNNNNNNNIPAGLINGLCGLNVGLNNNILGPAGALGFDLIKSPFDHRSSYRFGDGDCTMVGRFGESLIPKGDPMEARLQEMLRYNMDKYSTQNLDTLHIARRVRELLSIHNVGQRLFAKYILGLSQGTVSELLSKPKPWDKLTEKGRDSYRKMHAWACDENAVMLLKSLIPKKGKDSGIPTVMGRSENDVTDERIVHILNEASQMMKPNQQQDDTQSNDESTSPNQLISTSPSRQRPKEDIPQEQVARLYQEELSKIMGKRLEDSMRSGEQPFAGWLFPHFFGNHTGNHDDIRTALDAYHRELSKLQNCPQSQLSGLLALQQQAAVAAMSNNNNNNNNNTIQGTGIAQDLSLPKDRKDIYPFVQRKDFAVKVNGTEVSDKESETVAEAMKQAGSAFSLVRPKTEQSGTSSVGSSASSPLGNTILPPEDFGQSAAVSPLQRMASITNALISQPATPHHHSPSQRPLKAVLPPITQQQFDQFNNLNTEEIVRKVKEQLSQFSISQRLFGESVLGLSQGSVSDLLARPKPWHMLTQKGREPFIRMKMFLEDDKAVHKLVASQYKIAPEKLMRTGGYGGSSPMNQNLVKSTHTFGGKMTPSPLDLLKVSADVDRQTPHHHILTSMCNTSTTMSEDSDMASSLQSPSNHHIQLQSPGGHHHATSSTASSLMSTGSQLASMMVTENKLKASPIPNNGIPQNLMLQHVAAAFQNPGTRHPPAVVPSVYEMAALTQDLDTQTITTKIKEALLANNIGQKIFGEAVLGLSQGSVSELLSKPKPWHMLSIKGREPFIRMQLWLSDQHNVERLQAIKSERREMNKRRRGSGQQDNGSDTSSNDTSDFYHSGTSSPPSAAKKQRVLFSDEQKEALKLAFALDQYPSVGTIEFLASELNLATRTITNWFHNHRMRIKQQSPHSDSQQQQSQTGPGFDPIQFRILLSHRLGFGGLPIPFNAGNPYLQHGADLSSFIPMLTSSSSATVDEQMSGLDLSVKHEVDTDFDDEDSRSEESEPREEIPAVPVVGSSRRKPAAPQWVNPDWLQSEQKQQQQQSEVIINGVCVMQAADGCTERRRSETIRVEPSDVNDEDKSGRSTPSESSSLKQESDGEHEQEAISVKEEKSWNNEF